In Taeniopygia guttata chromosome Z, bTaeGut7.mat, whole genome shotgun sequence, one genomic interval encodes:
- the LOC140680263 gene encoding uncharacterized protein, whose protein sequence is MAELPLPAGLCASTFPAKLWRLVNSPRVRSVRWDSRAQGLLIDRSLFERELLSPGDADGAGGERAGLAPDSFEASRFGSFVRQLNLYGFHKVLGGIGSAELGESGRWLHYSNPNFRRDRPDLLLRIKRLTRANRQRLAAGLEVRSRRPSRFQELHAERAVPSFPAGQPPGAVLSYQDLSAASPEGLELPPGPSRQSAGAQESELFLASPKKIFTSSGLLGVSSEEPGTGKFSLNCELIIPLGPMEHKCHPELTIPLVPVDHHSPPMASPQRSCCTSSKQHLPACSPSATKDTSAPCAAAGSAGFGAWTAPSWLWSTPGEEELPPVDLDMVLETLEEMFSPSAQGNINVVPEASGGKPVDRAAAEGASSGTESCTNSSQEPEEPDIHLIYLARRAALHGKKDQRESL, encoded by the exons ATGGCGGAGCTGCCGCTGCCCGCCGGGCTCTGCGCCAGCACCTTCCCCGCCAAGCTGTGGCGCCTGGTGAACAGCCCCCGCGTCCGCTCCGTGCGCTGGGACAGCcgggcccaggggctgctcatCGACCGCTCCCTCTTCGAGCGGGAGCTGCTCAGCCCGGGCGACGCCGACGGGGCGGGCGGTGAGAGGGCGGGGCTGGCCCCGGACTCCTTCGAAGCGTCGCGCTTTGGCAGCTTTGTGCGGCAGCTCAACCTCTACGGCTTCCACAAGGTGCTGGGCGGGATTGGCTCAGCCGAGCTGGGCGAATCCGGACGCTGGCTCCACTACAGCAACCCCAACTTTCGCCGCGACCGCCCCGACCTCCTGCTCCGCATCAAGCGCCTGACCAGGGCCAACAGGCAGCGGCTGGCGGCGGGGCTGGAGGTGCGCAGCCGCCGGCCCAGCCGCTTCCAGGAGCTGCACGCGGAGCGCGCGGTGCCATCCTTCCCCGCCGGGCAGCCGCCCGGAGCCG TGCTCTCCTACCAGGACCTCAGTGCTGCCTCACCTGAGGGTTTAGAGCTTCCTCCAGGCCCTTCCAGGCAAAGTGCAGGTGCTCAGGAGTCTGAGCTTTTCCTAGCATCTCCCAAGAAAATCTTTACCTCATCTGGACTTCTTGGGGTTTCGTCAGAGGAACCAGGCACCGGCAAATTTAGTCTCAACTGTGAGCTCATCATCCCACTGGGTCCCATGGAGCATAAATGCCACCCTGAGCTCACCATTCCTCTGGTTCCTGTAGACCATCACAGCCCTCCCATGGCCTCTCcacagagaagctgctgcaCATCTTCCAAGCAGCATTTGCCAGCCTGCAGCCCATCAG CCACCAAGGACACTTCAgccccctgtgctgcagctggcagtgctggttttggagcatggacagctcccagctggctgTGGAGTACTCCTGGGGAAGAGGAATTGCCCCCAGTGGATCTGGACATGGTGCTTGAGACACTGGAGGAGATGTTTTCTCCGTCTGCTCAG GGCAATATTAATGTTGTGCCTGAGGCTTCAGGAGGGAAGCCTgtggacagagctgcagcagagggagcTTCCTCTGGCACCGAGAGCTGCACGAACAGTTCCCAGGAGCCCGAGGAGCCTG